From Micromonospora rifamycinica, a single genomic window includes:
- a CDS encoding P-II family nitrogen regulator → MKLVTAVIKPYQLDAVKEALHALGVAGLTVSEVQGYGRQKGHTEVYRGAEYTVEFLPKIRVEVLTDEMDVDKVVDAIVAAARTGKIGDGKVWVTGVEEVVRVRTGERGLDAL, encoded by the coding sequence ATGAAGCTGGTGACCGCGGTCATCAAGCCGTACCAACTGGACGCGGTGAAGGAGGCCCTGCACGCCCTCGGCGTCGCCGGCCTGACCGTCAGCGAGGTCCAGGGGTACGGGCGTCAGAAGGGGCACACCGAGGTCTACCGGGGTGCCGAGTACACGGTCGAGTTCCTGCCCAAGATCCGGGTCGAGGTGCTCACCGACGAGATGGACGTCGACAAGGTGGTCGACGCGATCGTGGCCGCCGCCCGGACCGGCAAGATCGGTGACGGCAAGGTCTGGGTGACCGGCGTGGAAGAGGTCGTCCGGGTCCGTACCGGCGAACGCGGCCTCGACGCCCTGTAG